From Zingiber officinale cultivar Zhangliang chromosome 5B, Zo_v1.1, whole genome shotgun sequence, the proteins below share one genomic window:
- the LOC121984139 gene encoding premnaspirodiene oxygenase-like, whose amino-acid sequence MELQLQVPSLPVLLSIFLVLLIIVRRVFSSKPKHVGPEFPTPSRLPFIGSIHLLIGKLPHHALRDLARKHGNVMKLRLGQVDQIILSSREGAQQVLKAQDANFAFRPEFTAAKIIAYGQSDIAFSNGEYWRQLRKICVMELLGAKRVKSFVSLRKEQVGRLMSDVSNAAAIGKPVNLGERLNELTNSIVVQASFGRRCQQQKKFMETIKEVIKLASGFSVGDLFPSLQVVDILTGFSTQLKKYHKKLDVILDATIKEHQMNRDAGEEEDLIDVLLRLKDDGNLEVPISFDNIKAVVIDMFAGGTETTANTIEWAMSELMLRPSTLQRAQKEVREAMKDKGYIEETDVPQFNYLHEVVKETLRLHPPFPLLFPRVAQETTEVLGYTLPAGTRVLVNVWALGRDPRYWKDAEIFKPERFEEGVDKEFKGNDFEFLPFGAGRRMCAGMTFGLTTLELALSQLLFHFDWAFPKGVKAEDIDMSESFGASASRKVNLLLVPSPRYPLRASE is encoded by the exons ATGGAGTTACAGTTACAGGTCCCTTCCCTTCCCGTCTTGCTCTCCATCTTCTTGGTTCTTCTGATCATCGTCAGGAGGGTCTTCAGCTCCAAGCCTAAGCACGTAGGGCCGGAGTTTCCCACTCCCTCAAGGCTTCCCTTCATCGGCAGCATTCATCTTCTCATTGGCAAGTTGCCCCACCATGCGCTCCGCGACCTGGCTCGCAAGCATGGGAATGTCATGAAACTCCGCCTCGGCCAAGTCGACCAAATCATACTCAGCTCGCGGGAGGGCGCGCAGCAGGTGCTCAAGGCGCAGGACGCCAACTTCGCCTTTCGCCCTGAGTTCACCGCCGCCAAGATCATTGCGTACGGCCAGAGCGACATCGCCTTCTCCAACGGCGAGTACTGGCGCCAGCTGCGCAAGATCTGCGTCATGGAGCTGCTCGGCGCGAAGCGTGTCAAGTCATTTGTGTCTTTGAGAAAAGAGCAGGTGGGTCGTCTCATGAGCGACGTCAGCAACGCTGCTGCCATCGGGAAGCCAGTCAATCTGGGGGAGAGGCTGAACGAGTTAACCAACTCCATCGTGGTCCAAGCTTCGTTTGGGAGAAGGTGCCAGCAACAGAAGAAGTTCATGGAGACCATCAAGGAAGTCATCAAACTGGCTAGCGGATTTAGCGTTGGTGATCTCTTTCCGTCTCTCCAGGTTGTTGATATCCTCACTGGATTTAGCACTCAGTTaaagaaatatcacaagaaactagaTGTGATCCTGGATGCGACAATCAAGGAGCATCAGATGAACCGCGATGCAGGTGAAGAGGAGGATCTTATTGATGTTTTACTCAGGCTCAAAGACGACGGCAATCTAGAAGTGCCAATCTCATTTGACAACATCAAGGCTGTTGTGATT GATATGTTTGCTGGAGGAACGGAGACAACCGCAAACACCATTGAATGGGCTATGTCTGAGCTCATGTTGCGCCCTTCCACATTACAGAGAGCTCAAAAAGAGGTCAGAGAAGCTATGAAGGATAAAGGTTACATCGAGGAGACTGATGTTCCACAATTTAACTATCTCCATGAAGTGGTCAAAGAAACTTTAAGGTTGCATCCGCCATTCCCCCTCTTGTTTCCACGAGTGGCTCAAGAGACTACTGAAGTTCTCGGCTACACACTTCCTGCTGGAACAAGAGTCCTCGTCAATGTCTGGGCACTAGGAAGGGATCCAAGATACTGGAAGGATGCCGAGATCTTTAAGCCCGAGAGATTCGAAGAAGGTGTCGACAAAGAATTCAAAGGCAATGACTTTGAGTTCTTGCCATTCGGTGCCGGTAGAAGGATGTGTGCAGGCATGACCTTTGGATTGACCACTTTGGAGCTGGCATTGTCTCAGCTTCTGTTCCACTTCGATTGGGCATTTCCGAAAGGAGTGAAAGCAGAGGACATTGACATGTCTGAATCTTTCGGAGCAAGCGCTTCAAGGAAGGTTAATCTTCTCTTAGTTCCTTCACCTCGCTACCCCTTGCGGGCCTCcgagtaa